The DNA region TCTTACATCATTAGCGATTTTCATCAAATTCGCCGCTAGACCCTTCATCGCTCCGTGTGTGAAATTAATCGCATCGTGGCTTGTGAGAGCGTGGAATTTATTAGGACTTGAGACGAATTTCGTGCCTACAAGTTTTGTTAGCTCTTCGCTCACTTTTTCACTAAGCTCAGGATGTGCATTAAGCCCTGTGCCAACAGCCGTCCCACCGATAGCAAGTTCTCTTAAAGTAGGCAAAGAAGCGATGATTTGCTCTTTTGAGTGTAAAAGCATAGACAAATAGCCGCTAAATTCCTGTGCTAAAGTGAGTGGAGTAGCGTCTTGAAGGTGCGTTCTGCCTATTTTGATAATGCCATCAAATTCCTTCACTTTCTTTTCGAAAGTCGCAATCAAACCATCAAGAGCTGGGATAAGCTTTTTCTCCACTTGCTCCACAGCCACTATACTCATAGCCGTTGGGAAAGTATCGTTTGAGCTTTGACTCATATTAACATGATCATTAGGATGCACTAATTTTTCTTTACGAAAATCCCCACCCATAAGCTCTGTCGCTCTATTTGCAATGACTTCGTTCATATTCATATTGCTTTGTGTGCCAGAGCCTGTTTGCCAGATAGCTAGAGGGAAATTATCGTCAAATTTACCAGCTATGATTTCATCACAAGCTTTAATAATGGCATTTTTTTTAGCTTCATCAAGTTTGCCTAGCTTATGATTAACGATAGCAAGAGATTTTTTGAGATTTGCAAAAGCATAAATTAAAACCTTAGGCATTTTTTCGCAGCCTATTTTAAAATTCTCAAAACTTCTTTGCGTTTGTGCGCCCCAGTGCTTATCATTTGGCACTTTAATCTCACCCATAGTATCGTGTTCGATTCTATATTCCATTTTCACTCCTTGTAAGAAATTCTTAAATTCTAGCATAATAAAGTTGGCGTAAAATAAAAATCTTAATATTTATATAGAAAGCTCAAAAATGTCATTTTGTTTTAGTGTGAAAATTAAAAATTTAAATCAATAATAAAATAAGAATATGTACTAAAAAAGATAAAAGGACACAAGCCTTAGCTTATATCCTTTAAAAAGTCTTAAAAAGTCTTATGCAGTCTTAAACTAGCAGTATGTGATGTTGCACTTTCTCCAAAGAGGAATTTATAGCCTAAGCTTACATCTACTCCATAAGGATTTATCCACATAAAAGCTCCCCCTAATTGTGAATAGTATTTTGATGTTTCAAAATGATTGGTAAAGTTTTGATTATTGATTTTAGTTTGGGTATCTATTTCATTATTAAGATTGACCCTTACACCTCCATCAAGCTGAATAGCAACATTATCTTTTCTTTTAAACCAATTCAAACTTGCTGTTGCATAAGTGATACCATAAGTCATATCATCTAAGCTTTCTTTATAGGCTAATTTATTCCCTTTCATATCAAAGCCTTTTAACTTAGCTCCTGTATGACCTATGCCTATTTGAGGAGTAAGATATTGGCTATGATCTTGTAAGTTATAATAAATAATAGAAGCTAAAAATACTCTAGCATCATAAGCATAGTTTTTTGCATCTCCTTGAGATTTAAAACCACTTACTGGTTCCCTTTCAAGATCTGCTTTAGTATAAGAGCCTCTTATATCCACTCCACCAAAAAGTTGTCCTATATGACTTTGAGCTAGTTCTATGCTATATTTTGAACCAAGTAAGAAAGTATCACTATCAAAATTAAAGACATCATCAGCTAAATGAGTCTTATTTTTCTCTACTGCTCCATAAAGCATTAATAAGCTATTATCAAAATATGTATGTCCTCCTGCTAAGATACCAGAGCTTGTTCCATCTGCTTTTTCTGGTATATCTGCTAAATCTGTTTTAATCTTAGAATAATAAGGACGCACAAAGATATCAAAATTTGTATCAGGTTGGGTTCTTTTATATCTTAAAGAAGCACGACTTGCTTCATTTAAGAAAGAATCAAATAATAAAGAACGACGCCCTAATTGATTGATAAAGGCTTGAGAGAATAAACCTGCCGCACCAAGATTAGCATTAAAACGGGTGTCTATGGTTTGAGTTTGTGCATTAAATTTTCCATAAAAGCCACTTTGTTTAAGATCTTGTGAAAAGTCTGCACTTTTAACATAAACATTTCCAACTCCAGTATTAGCAGCACCTGATACTGAATTAGCTAAAGAAACACTTTTACCAATTTGTGTATCCTCACTCACTAAGGCTATGGTAAGTTTATCTATGGCTACTCTTGCTTGAGTGGCATTAGCATTATTTGTGCTATCTACAAGCTTAACAGTTGCATAGGTTTCTTGTGCTGTGGTGGCTGTTCTTACTTCACCAAAATTTAGAGTAGGAGTAGCACCACTTGCTATTCTAAAGGTAGAAATTCCATTATTATAGCCTATATTCATATTATCATTAATATTAATATTACCATTTCCACCTATTTCTATATTAGCAATTCTACCTTGCTGCATATTATTTAGTTCAAAATCACCTGAAGTAATTTTAAGATTTTCAATAGTGCCTTGGTAATTGTTTAGGGAGCCACCATTATTATTAGTAAGAGTAGAGATGGTGCCTTTCATATTGTTTATGTTACCATTAGTGCTTTGTAGGGTTTGAATATTAGCACTATTATTAACATTGCCATTATTATTAGTAAGATTAGTAATGTTTCCATTTCCACTATTAGTGATATGACCTCCATCATTTGTAAGGGTGGTAATAATGCCTGTGTTAGTAATACTATCTGTGCTAGCCTTTGTTTGGATAGCTTTTGTAGTAGGGGCTGCTTTGTAGGTTAGGGAAGTGATAGTTCCTGCGTTGGTGATGTTACCGCCTTGATTGCTAGTGAGGGTGTTGATGGTGCCTTGACCCATAGTTACACTGCCGCCTTTATTATTGGTAAGGGTAGCGATGGAGCCTGAAGTGTTGTTGATAGTGCCTCCTGTGTTGGTTAGGGTAGTGATGGTTTGACCTTTGTTATTTATAGTCATCGTTCCTTTGTTGTCTATGGTTTCAATTTTATCACTAGCATTTCGTATTGTAATATTAATAGTATTTTTTTCACCCACAGTAAGCGTTTTCATGCTCGCATTATCTAAACTCAAATTTGTCGTTGCATCACCGCTTGTTTTTTTGGAAGTTATGGTCATATCTCCCATATTCATACCGCCATATACACTTACACCAAGAGTTCCAGAAACATTACTTCCAAAAATAAACTCGACTGTTTTATATGGATTGTTTGGTTGTCGGTTAAGATTTAAATCTCCATTGGCTGGATTAAACCGGGCTTCTTGCTTTATATTATTATTTCTTTCCCATTTTGCTGTAACTTTATCATTGGCTTGAGAAGCACAAGTTAAAGCAAGAATGCAGACTAAAGACAAAAGGGGCTTTTTAGAACTCATATGAGTTACCCCCCCCCCCCCCCCCGTGTGTGAGAGTTTGGTTGAAATTTTTGCATATTAAACCTTTCATAAATGAGATAAAAATTACCCTCAATTATAAAATAAAATTAACAAAAAGTAAAGAGAAATTTGAAAAATCGTTTTTTTTTTTTTTTGTAAAAGCCTAGAAAATAGGAGTTTGAAAGTAATGGAAAGTGGTGTCCACGGCGAGATTCGAACTCACGACCTCAAAATTAGGAATTTTGCGCTCTATCCAGCTGAGCTACGAGGACAAATAGAGAAAAGCCCCTCATTGTAATGCTTACAAAAAAGGGGGAGGGTTAAGATGAAGAGGGGTGTTAGCCATTTCTTTTCTTAACAATCTCTTCGGAAACATTTTTAGGCACTTCATCATAATGGTCAAATTCCATAGAATAAGTCGCCCTACCTTGAGTTTGAGAACGCAAATCGGTAGAATAGCCAAACATCTCAGCCAAAGGACAAAAGGCTGTGATGACCTTATTTCCGCCACGCTCGTCCATAGAATTGACCTGACCGCGTCTTTTGTTTAAATCGCCAATTACATCGCCCATATAATCTTCAGGAGTTTCAACCTCCACTTTCATCATAGGCTCTAAAATCACCGCTCCAGCTTTTCTAGCACCCTCTTTAAAGCCCATAGAAGCAGCAAGTTTAAATGCCATTTCGGAAGAATCCACCTCGTGATAAGATCCATCATAAACGGTTACTTTCACATCTTCCACAGGATAGCCCGCTAAAACGCCATTTTGTAGGGCTTCTTGCACACCCTTATCAACGGCTGGGATATATTCTTTAGGGATAACACCGCCTTTAATGTCATTTACAAATTCATAGCCACTTCCCGGCTCCAAAGGCTCAAGGCGTAAAAATACATGTCCGTATTGACCGCGACCGCCCGATTGCTTGGCGTATTTGTATTCTTGCTCTACGGCTTTTCTTATCGTTTCGCGGTAAGCCACTTGTGGCTGTCCTACTTCGGCTTCGACTTTAAATTCTCTAAGCATTCTATCTACGATAATTTCAAGGTGCAATTCACCCATACCAGAAATGATCGTTTGCCCACTTTCTTCATCTGTTGAAACCCTAAAGCTTGGGTCTTCTTGAGCTAGTTTATTAAGCGCTATGGACATTTTTTCTTGATCTGCCTTAGTCTTAGGCTCGACTGCTACGGAGATAACCGGGTCTGGGAAGTCCATTCTCTCTAAAATAACCTTATCTTTCTCACTTGCTAAGGTATCTCCTGTGAGCGTATCTTTAAGCCCCACAACAGCACCGATTTCCCCTGCGTAAAGCACCTTTATCTCTTCTCTTTTATTAGAGTGCATTTTTAAAAGTCTGCCTATACGCTCTTTTTTATCCTTAGTCGAATTATAAGCGTAAGAGCCACTTTCAAGGCTTCCACGATATACACGCACGAAAGTTAGCTGTCCCACAAAAGGATCGGTCATTATTTTAAAAGCGAGTCCTGCAAATTCGCCATCATCAGTAGAAGTTACTGAAACTTCGCTTCCGTCTTCATACTCGCCTTTAATGTTAGCCACCTCATCAGGTGCTGGTAAATAGGCTATGACTGCGTCAAGTAGGGGTTGAACGCCTTTATTTTTAAAGGCTGTTCCACAAAGCATAGGCACCATAGAAAGGCTCAAACAGCCGGCTTTTATCCCTGCTTTAATCTCCTCAAGGCTTAAATCCTCGCCCCCTAAATACTTCTCCATAAGCTCATCGCTCGTCTCGCTTACTGCTTCTATCATTTTAACGCGGTATTCTTCAGCCTTTTCCTTAAGCTCGGCTGGAATTTCTTTCTCTACATAGTCAGTTGGCTTACTTTCATCTTCCCAAACTAAAGCTTTCATCGTAACAAGGTCAATCACACCTTTGAAATTATCCTCCGCACCGATAGGAATTTGAAGAGGGACGGGATTTGCCTTAAGGCGGTTACGAATTTGCTCCTCGACATTGTAAAAATTAGCACCTATTCTATCCATTTTATTGACAAAAACGATTCTTGGAACGCCATATTTATTTGCTTGTCTCCATACGGTTTCGCTTTGCGGTTGAACGCCACCTACTGAGCAAAATACTGCCACAGCGCCGTCTAAAACACGCATAGAACGCTCCACTTCAATGGTGAAATCCACATGTCCTGGAGTGTCTATAAGATTGATTTGATAATCTTTCCAAAAACAAGTTGTCGCTGCGGAAGTTATCGTAATGCCTCTTTCTTTCTCTTGCTCCATCCAGTCCATAGTCGCGGCACCATCATGCACTTCGCCTATTTTATGACTCATACCTGTGAAAAAGAGTATTCTCTCACTTGTTGTTGTTTTTCCCGCGTCAATGTGAGCGGCTATGCCTATATTTCTAACCTTTTTTAAAGGGGTCGTTCTTGACATCTTAGCCTCCTACCAGCGATAATGTGCAAAAGCTTTATTTGCTTCAGCCATTTTATAAGTGTCCTCTTTCTTTTTGAAAGATGCACCCTTAGAATTTGCCGCGTCCATTAATTCGCCAGCTAGCTTTTCTATCATCGTTCTTTCGCTTCTTTTTCTAGCAAAAGAAATAATCCAGCGAATCGCCAAGGCTTGTTGCCTAGCAGGACGCACCTCAACAGGCACTTGGTAAGTCGCACCACCCACACGGCGTGATTTAACTTCAAGTAAAGGTTTAATGTTTTCAATAGCATCGTTAAAAATATCAATGCCCTTTTTCTCGCCACCTTTTTTATCAATAGCCTCTAAAGCACCATAAAGTATAGCTGTAGCGGTGCTTTTTTTACCATCATACATTAAAGAATTAATAAATTTTGTGATGATTTTATTACCATAAATTGGGTCGGGTAAGATTTCCCTTACGGGAGCTTTTCTTCTTCTCATTTTTTTCCTTCAAATTTAAAATTTTACTCAAACAAAATCAAATCAAACGGATTTGCCTGTTTTAACAATTATTTCGCGGCAGCTTTTGGACGCTTCGCACCATATTTAGAACGAGAAACCGTTCTCTTAGCCACGCCAGCAGTATCTAAAGCACCACGCACGATGTGATACTTCACACCCGGTAAGTCTTTCACCCTACCGCCACGCACTAAAACGATGCTATGCTCTTGGAGGTTATGACCCTCACCGCCGATATAGCTTATCACTTCAAAGCCACTAGTAAGTCTTACTTTGGCAACTTTTCTTAAAGCGGAGTTTGGTTTTTTAGGGGTTGTAGTATAAACCCTAGTGCAAACGCCTCTTCTTTGCGGACAATTTTTAAGCGCTGGAGACTTAGACTTTTCTAAGACCTTTTTACGCTCTTTACGAACCAACTGATTTATGGTAGGCACAATCATTCCTTTCTTAAAATGTAATAAAACTTGCGATTCTAGCTAAAATTTTCTTACAAAAATATAAACTATGATGAATTTGCAATAAGTTTTGGTATATTTGGATAAAATCCTATCTAAATTTAGATAGGATTAAAGATTATTGCTTGTTGGTATTATACTGCACATAAACCATATGAGTGGCTAAGTATTCCTCAAGTCCGTGCTTACCGTCAGCTCCACCTATGCCACTTTTACGCCAACCAGCGTGAAATCCTTGCATAGCTTCAAAATTTTCGCGGTTAATATAGGTTTCACCAAATTTAATTTCCCGACTAGCTCTCATCGCCACATCTAAATTTTGCGTATAAATAGAGCTTGTGAGACCATATTCGCAATCATTTGCCATATCAATAGCCTCATCAAGCGTGTCAAATTTAGCAATAGGCAAAATCGGTGCAAAAATTTCTTTTTGCATAATCTCATCTTCGTGTTTGACATTTGTAAGAACACTTGCAGGAAAATAATAACCACTCTCATCTGTAATTTTTCCACCACACTCTACCACAGCTCCTTTAGCTTTAGCTCTTTCAAGTATAGCTAGAGCATTATCGACTCCTGCTTGATTGACAAGCGGACCCATATCAAAATTTCCTTTTAGCGTATTTCCAACACTTACCTTACTCATAGCCTTGACAAATTTATCAACAAATTCATCATAAACGCTGCTATGCACATAAGCCCTTTCAGCGCAATTACAAACTTGACCATTATTACAAATTCGACTCGCCTTAATTGCTTCCACAGCTAAATTAATATCCGCATCCTTACACACTATGGCAGGGGCTTTTCCTCCAAGCTCTAAAGAAACTTTGATGATATTTTTTGCGGCAGCTTCCATAACCCTCACTCCCGCCTCAACACTTCCCGTAAGGCTTACCATTCCTATATTTTCATTACTTGATAGTTCTTGTCCTACTACACTACCCTTACCTGCGACCAAATTAAACACGCCTTTTGGCAAGGAGCTTTGTGAGACAAGTTTTGCAAATTCAAAGGCGTTGTTTGGAGTTTCACTACTTGGCTTGATGACTATGGTATTACCCGTTAGTAGAGCTGGAGCTAATTTCCTAACTATCAAAAAGAAAGGAAAATTCCAAGGCAAAATTCCACCTATTACGCCTATGGCACTTTTATACAAATAAATATGCTCATTAGCCCTATCACTTTGTATAATTTCACCCTCATATCTCCTAGCCCATTCAGCTGTATAATCCATATAATCAGCACTAAAATGAATCTCCACACTAGCCAAAGCCCTAGTTTTCCCCTGCTCTTGCATTAAAACATTTGTCAAAAAATCAGCATTTTTGCGTATCAAATTTGCAATTTCTCTTAGATGATTTGCCCTCTCAATGGCAGGCTTTGCCTCCCAAGCTTTTTGTGCTTTTTTAGCCGCGTCAATAGCCCTTTGTGTATCTTCTAAAGAAGCACTAGCTACCCTTGAGATAAGCTCCTTTGTAGCAGGATTTAACACCTCGATAAATTCACCCTTATGTGGCACAAATTCCCCATCAATAAAATTATAATAAGTTGTCATTTTCTCTCCTTTAATCTAAATGAAACACTTCTTCCATATTAAGCCATTTTTGACCAGCATAACCTAAAGAGATTTGGCAAGGATCGGTTATTTTCCACCATTTTTGTGTGTTTTCATCTCTTGCCATTTTAGCCATATCTGCTTCAAAATCAGCACCTACATACTCAAAATACGCAAATAAATATTCTCCAAATAAATAAATGGAGTAGTTTTGGATATTACACGCCTTAATCATCTCACAAACGCCCTCATAAGGTTTTGCGTGAAGGGCTTTATATTCTGCTATTTTTTCCTTTTTGATTTTTATGATTTGACCGTATCTTTGCACCTATCCTCCTTGTAAAGTGATAAAGCATTTTTGTAAAAAATCTTATCTAAATTTTCAAAAATCCCGCTTTGTATGATAAAACTAGCCCATAAACTAGGGCTTAGTTTAGATACTGGATAATTACTCCCGAAAAGCAATCTTTCCTCACTGAAATTTTCTTTTACACAAGCAAAAAGATCGAAAATAAATTTCCTTGAAGTTTGTTCGCAAAAATCATCAGGAGCTGAAAGCTTAATGTATAAATTTGGGAAATTTTTTAAAAGACTTAAGGTTTTTTTATGCTCGTTAAGATGATTGATTTTAGGGTTTCCTAGATGATTTAGAATGACTTTTAAGCTTTTATTTTCTCTCAAAAAGGCTTCTAAATGATCGAGCTCGTCATTTTTCATACAGGCTTCAAAAGGAATTTGAAAGTTTTTTAAAATTTCTATTTTCTTTTTAAAATCTGCTTCAAATAGCCTTTTAGCACCCTTTTGACTGGTATGTAAAACCTCTCTAAATGAGCTAAGATTTTCTTTGTATCTTAAATCCGCCAAGCAAAGTAAAAGGCTATGAGTTTGCTTTAAAGAAAGAGCGTAAAGGCTTTCCTTATCTACATTATCGCCATTACACTCCACATATAAAGCACCTAAAAACTCGTAATTTTCATATTCTTTTTTCATCCTTGAAAAATCATAATTTTGATTGAGCCTTTCATCATCTTTTAGCCAAGAAATGGGAACTTCGTTTAAGTCCCAAAGATGCAAATGTGCATCGAAAATCTTTTGCATCTTAGGTCCTTATTTTAGAGCCAAAAAAGCCATACCAAGCCACATATAAAAATAAAGGTGCTAAAGATAAATACCCCATACTTGTGCCAAAACTATCATTAATCGCTCCCACAATAATAGGCATAATCGCCCCACCAACTATACTCATCACTAAAAGTGAGCCGGCTAATTTGACTTGATTGAAGGGAAGATTTTTGGTTGCCACAGCAAAAATAGTAGGAAAAGAAATACTCATAAAGAAAAATAAAGCTATGAGCAAAATAACACTTGAAATTCCACTTGAAAAATAAAGCCCCACGCAAATGAAAACATTGATTAAAGAATAAAGCCCTAAAATATACTCTCCTTTAATCTTTTTCATCAAAGGCGTAGAAACTATCCTACCAACCATAAAAGCAACCAAAGCAAGAGAAAAATAATAAGCCGCCTTTTCATCACTTAAGCCCTCATAATGCTCGGTAGCATAATTGATAAAAAATGCTCCTGCGGCGACTTGATTAGCAATGTATAAAAATTGTGCTAAGAGTCCTTTATTAAAATGACTATGCTTAAACACACCCAAAGGCTTAGAATCATCTTTTAAAGCATATTCATCACTCACCGCAGCACCTTCTGGAATTTTATTAAAAGCAAAAAGCGCAAGGATTAAAAGCACAATGATCGCAATACCAACATAAACAAGCTGGACATTACCCATATTTGCGACTAAGGCTTGTTCTATCATTTCCTTACTAGCACCTTCTTCTTGCTTAGTGATGGATAAAAATAAAGCACCGCCGATTAAAGGTCCTACAAACTGCCCTAAGCCGTTAAAACTTTGCGCGGCATTGATTCTAAAGCTGGCATTTTTTTCATCGCCAAGCTTTACCATATAAGGATTTGCACTTGTTTCTAAAGAGCCTATGCCACAAGCTAGAACAAAAAATGCAAATAAAAACAAATGAAAACTTGCTAAATTGGTCGCTGGTATAATGAGTAAAGCCCCTAAAGCATAAAGGGCTAAACCGAAAATAATGCCTATTTTGTAAGAAAATTTAGAAGCAATATAACCTGCTGGTAGGGCGATAACAAAATAAGCCCCAAAATAAGCAAGCTGTAAAAAGCCACTTTCGTGCTGGGTGATGTGAAGGTGATTTTGAAAATTCTTATTCATCACATCGATTAGTCCATAACTCACTCCCCATAAAAAGAAAAGCGAAGTGACTAAGATAATAGCGATTTTGATATTTTTTGATTGTGTTGTCATCTTTTCTCCTTTAGTTGAAATTTAAAGCCCTATCTAAATGCACATAGCCCCCATCAACAAAAAGAATTTGCCCAGTGGTGTGCGAAGCTAGGGGACTTAGCGTGAAAACTGCGGTATTTGCTATTTCCTCTATGTTAGTAAAACGCTGTCCTAGCGGTATGGTTTTAGCTATTTTTTCATATTGCTCTTTAGGATTAGGGAAATTTTGAAGCCATTTTTCATAAAGTGGTGTCATCACTTCAGCGGGTGCTAGGGCATTGACACGCACTTCATCTTTAGCAAAAGCACAAGCCCACTCTCTTGTAAAGCCTATTTGAGCGGCTTTTGCTGAAGCATAGGCGCTAGTTCTGCCCTGTCCTGTGAGTGCTGTTTTGCTGACTATGTTTAAGATGCTACCTTTTTCTTTTTTGATATAGGGTAAGCATTCTTTTGCTAAGGTGTAGTAATGAAAGAGATTGTTTTCATAAGATTTGATTAAATCCTTAGTGCTTGTATTTTCTATGTGGAGATTATCATTTGCTCCGGCATTATTTACAAGGGCGTAGATTGAGCCGTATTTTTGATGAATTTCTTTGATGAGACTTTCGATTTTTTCATATTCTTTTAAATCGATTTGATAGAATCCGAAATTCTCACATAAATCCCTTAATTCAAATTCCACATCCTTATCTATAGATGAGCGTGATAAAATCACAGGGATTCCTCCTTCTTTCGCCCAAAGTCTAGCTATACCAAATCCTATGCCCTTAGCACCACCGCTAATGATACAAATTTTATCTTTAATCTTTAAGTCCATATATCCTCCTTTAATTAGCAAGTTGTAGCAAGTCGCCACACGGAAAAGTCATTTTGCTCGTTAAGCTCTGCTTTAACTAAATGTCCATCGCCTATTTTGACAATAAGCTCTATGAGTTCATCTCTTATATCTTCTTTAGTTTTCGCTCCGTCTAAAATTTCTCCTGCATTAATGTCAATACAATCGTTCATATTTTGATAACAAAAGCTATTTGAACTCATCTTAATCGTAGGCACTATGGCTGATCCTGTTGGTGTGCCTCGACCTGTGGTAAAAACGCAAATATTAGCCCCGCCAGCGACCATAGCACTAAGCTGCTCTATGTCATTACCTGGAGTATTCATAAAAGTAAGCCCCTTAGAAAGCACAGGCTTAGCATAATCAATCACATCCATTAAGGTTCTTGTCCCAGCCTTATAAACACAGCCTAAAGATTTCTCCTCTATGCTACTTAGCCCTCCTGCTATATTTCCTGGGCTTGGATTTGC from Campylobacter upsaliensis includes:
- a CDS encoding autotransporter outer membrane beta-barrel domain-containing protein, yielding MSSKKPLLSLVCILALTCASQANDKVTAKWERNNNIKQEARFNPANGDLNLNRQPNNPYKTVEFIFGSNVSGTLGVSVYGGMNMGDMTITSKKTSGDATTNLSLDNASMKTLTVGEKNTINITIRNASDKIETIDNKGTMTINNKGQTITTLTNTGGTINNTSGSIATLTNNKGGSVTMGQGTINTLTSNQGGNITNAGTITSLTYKAAPTTKAIQTKASTDSITNTGIITTLTNDGGHITNSGNGNITNLTNNNGNVNNSANIQTLQSTNGNINNMKGTISTLTNNNGGSLNNYQGTIENLKITSGDFELNNMQQGRIANIEIGGNGNININDNMNIGYNNGISTFRIASGATPTLNFGEVRTATTAQETYATVKLVDSTNNANATQARVAIDKLTIALVSEDTQIGKSVSLANSVSGAANTGVGNVYVKSADFSQDLKQSGFYGKFNAQTQTIDTRFNANLGAAGLFSQAFINQLGRRSLLFDSFLNEASRASLRYKRTQPDTNFDIFVRPYYSKIKTDLADIPEKADGTSSGILAGGHTYFDNSLLMLYGAVEKNKTHLADDVFNFDSDTFLLGSKYSIELAQSHIGQLFGGVDIRGSYTKADLEREPVSGFKSQGDAKNYAYDARVFLASIIYYNLQDHSQYLTPQIGIGHTGAKLKGFDMKGNKLAYKESLDDMTYGITYATASLNWFKRKDNVAIQLDGGVRVNLNNEIDTQTKINNQNFTNHFETSKYYSQLGGAFMWINPYGVDVSLGYKFLFGESATSHTASLRLHKTF
- the rpsG gene encoding 30S ribosomal protein S7; amino-acid sequence: MRRRKAPVREILPDPIYGNKIITKFINSLMYDGKKSTATAILYGALEAIDKKGGEKKGIDIFNDAIENIKPLLEVKSRRVGGATYQVPVEVRPARQQALAIRWIISFARKRSERTMIEKLAGELMDAANSKGASFKKKEDTYKMAEANKAFAHYRW
- the fucP gene encoding L-fucose:H+ symporter permease encodes the protein MTTQSKNIKIAIILVTSLFFLWGVSYGLIDVMNKNFQNHLHITQHESGFLQLAYFGAYFVIALPAGYIASKFSYKIGIIFGLALYALGALLIIPATNLASFHLFLFAFFVLACGIGSLETSANPYMVKLGDEKNASFRINAAQSFNGLGQFVGPLIGGALFLSITKQEEGASKEMIEQALVANMGNVQLVYVGIAIIVLLILALFAFNKIPEGAAVSDEYALKDDSKPLGVFKHSHFNKGLLAQFLYIANQVAAGAFFINYATEHYEGLSDEKAAYYFSLALVAFMVGRIVSTPLMKKIKGEYILGLYSLINVFICVGLYFSSGISSVILLIALFFFMSISFPTIFAVATKNLPFNQVKLAGSLLVMSIVGGAIMPIIVGAINDSFGTSMGYLSLAPLFLYVAWYGFFGSKIRT
- the aldA gene encoding aldehyde dehydrogenase is translated as MTTYYNFIDGEFVPHKGEFIEVLNPATKELISRVASASLEDTQRAIDAAKKAQKAWEAKPAIERANHLREIANLIRKNADFLTNVLMQEQGKTRALASVEIHFSADYMDYTAEWARRYEGEIIQSDRANEHIYLYKSAIGVIGGILPWNFPFFLIVRKLAPALLTGNTIVIKPSSETPNNAFEFAKLVSQSSLPKGVFNLVAGKGSVVGQELSSNENIGMVSLTGSVEAGVRVMEAAAKNIIKVSLELGGKAPAIVCKDADINLAVEAIKASRICNNGQVCNCAERAYVHSSVYDEFVDKFVKAMSKVSVGNTLKGNFDMGPLVNQAGVDNALAILERAKAKGAVVECGGKITDESGYYFPASVLTNVKHEDEIMQKEIFAPILPIAKFDTLDEAIDMANDCEYGLTSSIYTQNLDVAMRASREIKFGETYINRENFEAMQGFHAGWRKSGIGGADGKHGLEEYLATHMVYVQYNTNKQ
- the fumC gene encoding class II fumarate hydratase → MEYRIEHDTMGEIKVPNDKHWGAQTQRSFENFKIGCEKMPKVLIYAFANLKKSLAIVNHKLGKLDEAKKNAIIKACDEIIAGKFDDNFPLAIWQTGSGTQSNMNMNEVIANRATELMGGDFRKEKLVHPNDHVNMSQSSNDTFPTAMSIVAVEQVEKKLIPALDGLIATFEKKVKEFDGIIKIGRTHLQDATPLTLAQEFSGYLSMLLHSKEQIIASLPTLRELAIGGTAVGTGLNAHPELSEKVSEELTKLVGTKFVSSPNKFHALTSHDAINFTHGAMKGLAANLMKIANDVRWLSSGPRCGLGEILIPENEPGSSIMPGKVNPTQCEALTMVAVQVMGNDATIGFAASQGNFELNVFKPVIIYNFLQSLDLLADSMHSFNIHCAVGIEPNRERIDHNLHNSLMLVTALNPHIGYENAAKVAKNAHKKGISLKESAMELGLVSEQDFNQFVDPSKMIGPKA
- the rpsL gene encoding 30S ribosomal protein S12 — encoded protein: MPTINQLVRKERKKVLEKSKSPALKNCPQRRGVCTRVYTTTPKKPNSALRKVAKVRLTSGFEVISYIGGEGHNLQEHSIVLVRGGRVKDLPGVKYHIVRGALDTAGVAKRTVSRSKYGAKRPKAAAK
- the fusA gene encoding elongation factor G, with amino-acid sequence MSRTTPLKKVRNIGIAAHIDAGKTTTSERILFFTGMSHKIGEVHDGAATMDWMEQEKERGITITSAATTCFWKDYQINLIDTPGHVDFTIEVERSMRVLDGAVAVFCSVGGVQPQSETVWRQANKYGVPRIVFVNKMDRIGANFYNVEEQIRNRLKANPVPLQIPIGAEDNFKGVIDLVTMKALVWEDESKPTDYVEKEIPAELKEKAEEYRVKMIEAVSETSDELMEKYLGGEDLSLEEIKAGIKAGCLSLSMVPMLCGTAFKNKGVQPLLDAVIAYLPAPDEVANIKGEYEDGSEVSVTSTDDGEFAGLAFKIMTDPFVGQLTFVRVYRGSLESGSYAYNSTKDKKERIGRLLKMHSNKREEIKVLYAGEIGAVVGLKDTLTGDTLASEKDKVILERMDFPDPVISVAVEPKTKADQEKMSIALNKLAQEDPSFRVSTDEESGQTIISGMGELHLEIIVDRMLREFKVEAEVGQPQVAYRETIRKAVEQEYKYAKQSGGRGQYGHVFLRLEPLEPGSGYEFVNDIKGGVIPKEYIPAVDKGVQEALQNGVLAGYPVEDVKVTVYDGSYHEVDSSEMAFKLAASMGFKEGARKAGAVILEPMMKVEVETPEDYMGDVIGDLNKRRGQVNSMDERGGNKVITAFCPLAEMFGYSTDLRSQTQGRATYSMEFDHYDEVPKNVSEEIVKKRNG
- a CDS encoding amidohydrolase family protein, coding for MQKIFDAHLHLWDLNEVPISWLKDDERLNQNYDFSRMKKEYENYEFLGALYVECNGDNVDKESLYALSLKQTHSLLLCLADLRYKENLSSFREVLHTSQKGAKRLFEADFKKKIEILKNFQIPFEACMKNDELDHLEAFLRENKSLKVILNHLGNPKINHLNEHKKTLSLLKNFPNLYIKLSAPDDFCEQTSRKFIFDLFACVKENFSEERLLFGSNYPVSKLSPSLWASFIIQSGIFENLDKIFYKNALSLYKEDRCKDTVKS
- a CDS encoding L-rhamnose mutarotase — protein: MQRYGQIIKIKKEKIAEYKALHAKPYEGVCEMIKACNIQNYSIYLFGEYLFAYFEYVGADFEADMAKMARDENTQKWWKITDPCQISLGYAGQKWLNMEEVFHLD